TCCGCGACTACGGCGAcctcggcctcctcgacgacgccgacgacgcccACGGTATGTGTGTGTGACCAGCCGGCCCAGATCTACTTCTTTACGCTTCTCTGCTTGCCTTTGCTGACAGCGTCTGAAACGTGGTTTTGTTTGGGGGCAGAAGGGGAcgggaggaaggaagaagtGGCCGCCGGTaaggaaggcggcggaggcgaggtgGCGCCGTGGGGCATCGAGAAGTGGTGGCGGGCGCACGTCACGCAGCCGGAGGTCCCCAAGTACGCCGAGAAGGCGCCTAAGAAGGTCCCCGGCGGCGCTAGGTTCAGCCCCCGCACCATCCAGCAGCCTCGCTGAGCAGCCGGCAACTCTCCTCCACCCACCGAGATCCATCAATCTTGAAATAAACGACGAGGAAAAGTAAACGAAAAATAGTTTTGTGAGCTCTTCTGTGTTCCGTAGCTTTGCTTGTTCATCTTGTCGTGTCGTTTTAGTTTGGGTTGTTTAGGTCAAGGTCGAACTGGGATGGGATGGATCATGGATCCACTGCGCGCTGTGTACAGATCCTTGTAATAAGATGCAGTGAGACTTTCTTTACAAGCGCCATGGTTTGTTTCAGTATACCGCTACATGTCG
This is a stretch of genomic DNA from Brachypodium distachyon strain Bd21 chromosome 1, Brachypodium_distachyon_v3.0, whole genome shotgun sequence. It encodes these proteins:
- the LOC100829450 gene encoding uncharacterized protein LOC100829450 isoform X2, yielding MEVARGSNGGKLNPWAEPFVPGSWCRPMAVEAEAEAEVDDFSPEWWRLVASSSSFRDRWLRDYGDLGLLDDADDAHGDGRKEEVAAGKEGGGGEVAPWGIEKWWRAHVTQPEVPKYAEKAPKKVPGGARFSPRTIQQPR
- the LOC100829450 gene encoding protein EARLY RESPONSIVE TO DEHYDRATION 15 isoform X1, with translation MEVARGSNGGKLNPWAEPFVPGSWCRPMAVEAEAEAEVDDFSPEWWRLVASSSSFRDRWLRDYGDLGLLDDADDAHEGDGRKEEVAAGKEGGGGEVAPWGIEKWWRAHVTQPEVPKYAEKAPKKVPGGARFSPRTIQQPR